A portion of the Cellulophaga algicola DSM 14237 genome contains these proteins:
- a CDS encoding COG4705 family protein — protein MKELNKVAKVTLLFWLMKICATTLGETLGDFLAQTLGLGYSVGILITLAFFILVLVVQLLQKKYNPIYFWLVIIATTTLGTEISDFLDRSLHLGYTWGSLLLFSGLVLTLYAWYRKFGNLAVFPIVARTKELYYWVAILFSNSLGTAFGDYLSDVIGFSYLIGAMVTASIIILVVLVHYFTKINQILLFWIAFVFTRPFGATFGDFLTKPVLKGGLDLGTLSASVVAMVVMVFLIFIAHRKNAHLEF, from the coding sequence ATGAAAGAATTGAATAAAGTAGCAAAAGTTACCTTGCTTTTCTGGTTGATGAAAATTTGTGCCACAACCCTAGGCGAAACTTTAGGAGATTTTTTGGCGCAAACCTTAGGTTTAGGATATTCTGTTGGAATTTTAATTACACTTGCTTTTTTTATTTTAGTATTGGTGGTCCAGCTCCTGCAAAAAAAATATAATCCTATTTATTTTTGGTTGGTAATCATAGCAACGACTACATTAGGTACTGAAATATCTGATTTCTTAGATCGTAGTTTGCATTTAGGGTATACGTGGGGAAGTTTATTGCTGTTTTCAGGGTTAGTACTAACGCTTTATGCTTGGTATAGAAAATTTGGAAACTTAGCGGTATTCCCAATTGTAGCGCGTACTAAAGAATTGTATTACTGGGTGGCTATATTGTTTTCTAATAGTTTAGGCACTGCCTTTGGTGATTATTTAAGTGATGTAATTGGTTTTAGCTATTTAATTGGAGCAATGGTAACAGCGAGCATTATTATTCTAGTGGTTCTAGTGCATTATTTTACAAAAATTAATCAAATTCTGCTCTTCTGGATTGCTTTTGTATTTACCAGACCCTTTGGGGCAACCTTCGGAGATTTTTTAACCAAACCAGTATTAAAAGGTGGGCTAGATTTAGGAACACTATCGGCTTCAGTGGTAGCTATGGTTGTTATGGTTTTTTTAATTTTTATTGCACACCGAAAAAATGCACATTTAGAATTTTAA